The Flavobacterium marginilacus genome window below encodes:
- a CDS encoding DUF885 family protein, protein MKKSIISILLFLFMTTTAFSSELVDVVNTFQSDKTALQNFYSNNESEEYYVRFSKFYDDWGKTVKNIDFKSLSKDGKVDYLLLKNLIVKGDYFLQLEYKAFKEIAAVLDFSDEMNLFIKERRRGKKPVSSQLAKSFDVAVISIDKKIEQLKGKPFKDWFAADKASKSVTAFEKSLKEAYDFYYSYDPDFTWWMEKPYKKLSEKLKTYEDFLKTNYPQTSIKDDGSGIIGKPIGREAVIKSLAFEYIPYSPEELIATAQNQFEWCKKEMIKASAELGYGNNWKAALEHVKDTYVPAGEQPQAITDLYNQSVKFIEDRDLITFPDLAKETWQMIMMTPERQKVNPFFTGGWEISISYPTEDMDQKDKLMSMRGNNPNFSRATVQHELLPGHNLQFFMNSRYKSYRAPFDTPFWMEGWALYWEINLWNKQFPQTPEQKLGMLFWRIHRCARIIFSLKYHLGEMTPQQCIDLLVNEVGHERANAEAEVRRSFASGDAPLYQVAYMTGGLQFYALRNELLAKGWTEKQFHDRVLKENIMPVEMLRILLEDLPVSEDYKTNWKFSTDFK, encoded by the coding sequence ATGAAAAAATCAATTATAAGTATTCTTTTATTCTTATTTATGACGACAACAGCGTTTTCAAGTGAACTTGTGGATGTAGTGAACACTTTTCAGTCAGATAAAACGGCACTGCAAAATTTTTATTCAAACAATGAATCGGAAGAATATTATGTGCGTTTTTCCAAGTTCTATGATGATTGGGGCAAAACGGTAAAAAATATTGATTTTAAAAGTTTATCCAAAGACGGAAAGGTCGATTATCTATTATTGAAAAACCTGATAGTCAAAGGTGATTATTTCTTGCAGCTGGAGTATAAAGCTTTTAAGGAAATCGCGGCTGTTTTAGATTTTTCAGACGAGATGAATCTTTTTATTAAAGAAAGAAGAAGAGGCAAAAAACCGGTTTCAAGTCAGCTGGCCAAATCGTTTGATGTGGCTGTAATCAGTATTGACAAAAAAATCGAGCAGTTAAAAGGCAAACCTTTCAAAGATTGGTTTGCTGCTGACAAAGCTTCAAAATCGGTAACTGCTTTTGAAAAATCACTTAAAGAAGCTTATGATTTCTATTATAGTTATGATCCTGATTTTACCTGGTGGATGGAAAAGCCATATAAAAAGCTGTCAGAAAAGCTTAAAACATATGAGGATTTTTTAAAAACAAATTATCCCCAAACCAGTATAAAAGATGACGGAAGCGGTATCATTGGTAAACCAATAGGCAGAGAAGCTGTAATTAAAAGTCTGGCTTTTGAATACATTCCCTATTCACCAGAAGAATTAATTGCTACTGCTCAAAATCAATTTGAGTGGTGCAAGAAAGAAATGATCAAAGCTTCGGCTGAATTGGGTTATGGGAACAATTGGAAAGCAGCACTGGAACACGTTAAAGACACTTATGTGCCTGCAGGCGAACAGCCTCAAGCGATTACGGATTTATATAATCAATCGGTAAAATTTATAGAAGACAGGGATTTAATTACTTTCCCGGATTTGGCAAAAGAAACCTGGCAGATGATTATGATGACGCCCGAACGGCAAAAGGTGAATCCCTTTTTTACCGGAGGATGGGAAATCAGTATTTCGTATCCTACCGAGGACATGGATCAGAAAGACAAACTGATGAGTATGCGGGGAAATAATCCAAATTTTTCCCGTGCTACTGTTCAGCATGAATTGCTGCCGGGTCACAATCTGCAGTTTTTTATGAACAGCCGTTACAAATCGTATCGAGCTCCTTTTGATACTCCTTTCTGGATGGAAGGCTGGGCTTTGTATTGGGAAATCAATCTTTGGAACAAACAGTTTCCGCAGACACCTGAGCAAAAATTAGGAATGTTATTCTGGAGAATTCACCGCTGTGCCCGAATCATTTTTTCGTTAAAATACCATTTGGGAGAAATGACACCGCAGCAATGTATTGATTTACTGGTGAATGAAGTCGGGCATGAAAGGGCAAATGCAGAAGCAGAAGTCAGACGTTCTTTTGCAAGCGGAGATGCACCTCTGTATCAGGTAGCGTACATGACGGGAGGATTACAGTTTTATGCTTTAAGAAACGAATTGCTGGCCAAAGGATGGACAGAGAAACAGTTTCATGACCGGGTTTTGAAGGAAAATATAATGCCGGTGGAAATGCTTAGGATTTTGCTTGAAGATTTACCGGTTTCAGAAGATTATAAAACAAACTGGAAGTTCTCAACAGATTTTAAATAA
- a CDS encoding DUF5695 domain-containing protein, whose protein sequence is MKKIKTIALSICCLVASNNLQAQEYWDRIKAKKSTLEIDKGFINLNTKSFELKLVKSSQTVAALSPVSDKSFDFTPGDRLAIRDKDGLYQLGDINLRVKAADGSWKSYSTAAKRSAVTALNVSGNVLAGADLSNTLPQEIPLTIKRFYEEKDGSLVMRFEITNKSNTAQEIGALGVPMIFNNILEGKTLDETHVQNVFFDPYIGKDAGYLEVKRLSGHGPALLLLPEANMPFEAYRPLSDDETPRSIVFEGFHEWMPLSKAYAENEWKTADQWNTPTSLMLQPGEVKNFSLKFVSVDEIKNIQSALIQNERPVAVGIPGYVLPQDVDGQLFLNYKKAVKSFKIEPEGALTVEEKSKNKNGYFQYAVHGKKWGRARLTVIYEDGLQQTINYKVIKSEKEVVADFGHFLTTAQWFDQKNDPFHRNPSVISYDYETKKQVVQDSRAWICGLSDEGGAGGWLGAMMKQLIEPNKEEIKKLEQFVDKTLWGGIQYNTADTLKYGVKKSVFYYEPAKMPEGTYCKDINFKTWAAWDKKGADDPGRSYNYPHVAAAHWTMYRLARYYKGLVTNHSWDWYLKSAYETSIAMTKLAPYYAQFGQMEGTVFLLILKDLKTEGYTEMANNLEAKMKERADHWRTLNYPFGSEMPWDSTGQEEVYMWSDYFGYNDKAKVTLDAILAYMPTMPHWAYNGNARRYWDFLYGGKLSRVERQIHHYGSALNAIPVLEQFKKTPDDFHLLKVGYGGLLGGISNITEDGFGPAAFHSYPETLKIDYLSGDYGSGFFGYAVNTATFITNEKDYGWVAFGGNLKENGDEAEVEITTAAKSKIFLAPKKMWLTLDAGTFKSISYNTKTGAVKITLDAKTEFTPDAYLRIDKDVNLSYEKVRGAYKIALKSKAIQINL, encoded by the coding sequence ATGAAAAAAATAAAAACAATAGCCTTGTCAATTTGCTGTTTAGTGGCTTCAAATAATTTGCAGGCACAAGAGTATTGGGACAGAATTAAAGCAAAAAAATCAACGCTTGAAATAGATAAGGGATTTATTAATTTGAATACAAAATCTTTTGAATTGAAATTGGTAAAATCTTCCCAGACAGTAGCTGCCTTATCTCCGGTCAGTGATAAAAGTTTCGATTTTACACCGGGAGACAGGCTGGCTATTCGTGATAAAGACGGGCTGTATCAATTGGGCGATATTAATCTACGGGTAAAAGCAGCAGACGGAAGCTGGAAAAGTTATTCGACAGCGGCCAAACGGTCAGCAGTTACCGCTTTGAATGTTTCCGGAAATGTTTTAGCTGGAGCAGATTTGTCCAATACCCTGCCTCAGGAAATTCCTTTAACCATAAAACGTTTTTATGAAGAAAAGGACGGGAGTCTGGTAATGCGTTTTGAAATTACAAACAAATCCAATACAGCTCAGGAAATTGGAGCTTTAGGTGTTCCAATGATTTTTAATAACATACTTGAAGGAAAAACACTGGATGAAACGCATGTTCAAAACGTGTTTTTTGATCCTTACATCGGTAAAGATGCCGGTTATCTTGAAGTGAAACGGCTGAGCGGTCACGGGCCGGCATTACTGCTGCTTCCTGAAGCGAATATGCCATTTGAGGCTTACCGCCCTTTATCGGATGATGAAACACCACGTAGCATTGTTTTTGAAGGTTTTCACGAATGGATGCCGTTAAGCAAAGCCTATGCTGAAAACGAATGGAAAACCGCCGATCAATGGAATACACCAACTTCACTGATGCTTCAGCCGGGAGAGGTTAAAAATTTTTCGCTGAAGTTTGTATCGGTTGATGAAATAAAAAATATTCAATCGGCTTTAATTCAAAATGAGCGTCCTGTAGCCGTAGGAATTCCGGGTTATGTTTTGCCTCAGGATGTAGACGGACAGCTTTTTTTGAATTATAAAAAAGCAGTGAAATCCTTTAAAATTGAGCCGGAAGGAGCTTTGACAGTTGAGGAAAAATCGAAAAACAAAAATGGATATTTCCAGTATGCCGTGCATGGTAAAAAATGGGGAAGAGCCAGATTGACAGTGATTTATGAAGATGGACTGCAGCAGACAATTAATTACAAGGTGATTAAATCTGAAAAAGAAGTTGTCGCCGATTTTGGGCATTTTTTGACAACGGCACAATGGTTTGATCAAAAGAACGATCCTTTTCACAGAAATCCTTCGGTGATATCGTATGATTATGAAACCAAAAAGCAAGTAGTTCAGGACAGCCGTGCCTGGATTTGTGGCTTAAGTGATGAAGGAGGTGCAGGCGGATGGCTTGGCGCGATGATGAAGCAGCTGATAGAACCGAATAAAGAAGAAATAAAAAAGCTGGAGCAGTTTGTGGATAAAACGTTATGGGGCGGTATTCAATACAATACAGCTGATACTCTTAAGTATGGGGTTAAGAAAAGTGTTTTTTATTATGAACCTGCAAAGATGCCTGAAGGAACGTACTGCAAAGACATTAATTTCAAGACTTGGGCCGCTTGGGACAAAAAAGGAGCTGATGATCCGGGACGTTCCTATAATTATCCGCACGTTGCCGCCGCACATTGGACAATGTACCGTCTGGCCAGATATTACAAAGGTTTGGTTACCAACCATTCTTGGGATTGGTATCTGAAGAGTGCTTACGAAACAAGTATTGCAATGACAAAATTGGCACCTTATTATGCGCAGTTTGGGCAAATGGAAGGAACTGTCTTTTTATTGATTTTAAAAGATTTAAAAACAGAAGGATATACAGAAATGGCCAATAATCTGGAAGCCAAGATGAAAGAAAGAGCTGATCATTGGAGAACACTTAATTATCCTTTTGGAAGCGAAATGCCTTGGGATTCCACAGGTCAGGAAGAGGTGTATATGTGGTCGGATTATTTTGGATATAATGATAAAGCGAAGGTTACTCTTGATGCTATTTTGGCTTATATGCCTACTATGCCGCACTGGGCTTATAATGGAAATGCCCGCAGATACTGGGATTTTTTATACGGAGGGAAACTTTCCAGAGTAGAGCGTCAGATTCATCATTATGGTTCGGCTTTGAATGCGATACCGGTTTTGGAGCAGTTCAAAAAAACACCTGATGATTTTCATCTGCTGAAAGTAGGTTACGGCGGATTATTAGGAGGAATTTCAAATATTACCGAAGATGGTTTTGGACCTGCGGCTTTCCATTCCTATCCTGAAACCCTGAAAATTGATTATTTATCCGGAGATTACGGTTCCGGTTTCTTTGGCTACGCCGTAAATACTGCGACCTTTATTACAAATGAAAAGGATTACGGCTGGGTTGCTTTTGGAGGTAATTTAAAAGAAAACGGCGATGAAGCTGAAGTAGAAATTACAACGGCTGCAAAATCTAAAATATTTCTTGCGCCTAAAAAAATGTGGCTGACTCTGGATGCGGGAACATTTAAAAGTATCAGTTACAATACAAAAACCGGTGCAGTAAAAATTACTTTGGATGCTAAAACGGAGTTTACGCCCGATGCTTATTTACGAATAGACAAAGATGTGAATCTGTCTTATGAGAAAGTTAGAGGAGCCTACAAAATTGCTTTGAAAAGTAAAGCCATTCAAATTAATTTATAA